A genomic segment from Bradyrhizobium sp. ISRA430 encodes:
- a CDS encoding methyltransferase domain-containing protein, with amino-acid sequence MSIDVVDLREFYSRRLGIVARQLINRGIKERWPNTEGQRVLGIGYPTPYLGLFREDAERCIAFMPAAQGVLKWPTGRPALASLVDEFSLPLPDAAVDRILLVHALEMSDDPAALLREVWRVLSPSGRVIAVIPNRRGVWTRTDNTPFGHGRPYSRSQITDLLRQTWFTPTAWGEALFMPPYAGGWVLKSAHMWERVGAALSLPFAGVHIVEATKQVYRAIPAKRERARLIPALTKPVLVPSSTTATRS; translated from the coding sequence ATGAGCATCGACGTCGTTGATCTGCGCGAGTTCTACTCCCGCCGCCTCGGGATCGTGGCGCGGCAATTGATCAATCGCGGCATCAAGGAGCGCTGGCCCAATACCGAGGGGCAGCGGGTGCTCGGCATCGGCTACCCGACGCCTTATCTCGGATTGTTCCGTGAGGATGCGGAGCGTTGCATCGCCTTCATGCCGGCGGCCCAGGGCGTGCTGAAATGGCCCACCGGGCGGCCGGCGCTGGCCTCGCTGGTCGACGAATTCTCGCTGCCGTTGCCGGACGCCGCGGTCGACCGCATCCTCCTCGTCCATGCGCTGGAGATGTCGGACGACCCGGCCGCGCTGCTCCGCGAGGTGTGGCGGGTGCTGTCGCCGTCCGGCCGCGTGATTGCGGTCATCCCGAACCGGCGTGGGGTGTGGACCCGCACCGACAACACGCCGTTCGGCCACGGCCGGCCCTATTCGCGTTCGCAGATCACCGACCTGTTACGCCAGACCTGGTTCACGCCGACCGCCTGGGGCGAGGCGTTGTTCATGCCGCCCTATGCCGGCGGGTGGGTGCTGAAATCGGCGCATATGTGGGAGCGCGTCGGTGCGGCGCTGTCGCTGCCCTTTGCCGGCGTCCACATCGTCGAAGCTACCAAGCAGGTCTATCGCGCGATCCCTGCGAAGCGCGAGCGGGCGCGGCTGATTCCCGCCCTGACGAAGCCAGTGCTGGTGCCGTCCTCGACGACGGCGACGCGCAGCTAA